The genomic segment CTTACAACGGGGACGACAAGATAAAAGTCTCCATCCCTTTATGACGAAGTTCTCCATTGATGATGTCCGAATTACCACCCGTGTTTATGAACACCATCTTGAACAAGCATTATTTAGTACCATTCATGAAGCGGGTCATGGTCTCTATGAACAGAGAATTTCTCCAGAGTTAGAAGGGACACCTTTAGCGGGGGGTGCGTCCTCTAGTTTGCATGAAAGTCAAGCCCGTTTATGGGAAAATATTATTGGTCGTAGTCGTGGATTTTGGGAATGGTTTTATCCTCGGTTACAAGGGGTATTTATGCGACAGTTAGGACAAGTTACCACCCAGCAATTTTATCAAGCCATTAATAAAGTGACACCTTCTTTAATTCGGACGGATGCGGATGAAGTTACCTATAATTTACACATCATGATTCGCTTCGATTTAGAGTTAGCGATGTTAGAAGGAAAATTAGCAATTTCTGATTTACCTGAAGCGTGGAATGAACGATATAGACAGGATTTAGGCGTTATTCCAAAAACAGATGTCGAGGGAGTTTTACAAGATGTGCATTGGTATGTTGGATTGATTGGCGGAATGTTCCAAAGTTATACATTAGGAAATTTAATCGCGGCTCAAATTTATGATAAAGTTGTTCATAACGATCCTGAAATTCCCTTTGAAATTGAACGGGGAAACGTAAAGCGACTATTAGACTGGTTGCAACACAATATTTATCAACACGGTCGTAAATTTACAACCCAAGAGTTAATTGAACAGGTCACAGGTTCCCCGTTAACCATTGATCCATTTCTGGACTATATTCGTCATAAATATGAATATCTCTACAAATGCAAATTGTAAAATATGGAGCTAAGGAGACTCGAACTCCTGACCCCCGCAATGCCATTGCGGTGCTCTACCAACTGAGCTATAACCCCTTGCAGTATTTCAATATAGTCGTTAATTCGATGGTTTGTCAAGGGGTTTAGAAAAATTTTTTTGGAGTGTCAGACAAGGGTGTCTGGGACACTCCGAATCGGCGCTAAAAATAAGAATAAGCGTGTTGAGACATTTGGGCAATGTGGTCAATGCAAGATCCCATCAGGAAATACACAACCCCCATAGCAGCGGCTGATAAGGCCACTAAAATACCAGCCAGCATAAAGGAAAATTCTTTGCACTCGACGGCTTGTTTCATCAGGTGTAATGACCAAGCAACGAGGGCGACATCAATTATTAGAATAGGAATCAGCATAAGTTACGTTTCGTAACATTTCTTCTATTCTAACAGGTGTTCGGAACAGAATGCGAGTACAACGGATTCTGTAAAAGTACAGATCGCCTCAAAATGTTCTCTGCTCTTGCTCTGTGTAATTTTACGGATTTTGATCTTCTACCCGCTCTAAATTACACCGATCGCAACACCCTTTAACCGTAATCTCATAAGCATTAACCTGAAACCCTGATGGTAAGGGGTTAAGCTGTAAATTTTTGAACACATCCCAGGCTAAATCTTTAATTTGACCGCAGCCTTCACAGACAAAATGGTGATGGGGCTCCACCTTGGCATCATAGCGAGTTACGCCTTCATCCAGAAGCACTTCCCGCACTAATCCCACTTCGCGTAAAACACTCAAAGCACTATATACACTGGCTTTTGAGGCAATAGGAAGTTCCCGATTAATCTCCGTGAGAATATCATCCACCGTAGGATGATCGCAACGGGACAAGAGATTAGCATAAACCGCAAACCGTTGCGGCGTAATGCGTAAGCCCTTCTCTTTCATCTGTTGACTAATCTCAGCCGTTTTATTGTGACCTTCCATAACTGGGTATAACATTCGCTTGAATCTAGTGTTACATATCATAACGTTTATTTTAAGCTACTTAACTTTACATCAATCTCATTCAAACTCTTGACAAACTCAAAACTAAGAATTATTCTTAGATATAACAAGTTCAAAAACAGGAGACACGATGGACTTATCCAACAAACAAACCGTCAAAAACCTGGAAGCAGCCTTTGGTGGCGAATCCATGGCGAACCGCAAATATCTGTTTTTCGCAGAAGTCACCAAAAAATTAGGGATGGGGGATTTGTCCAAACTCTTTCGGGAAACCGCAAACCAAGAAACAGAGCACGCTTTTGCCCATTTCCGGCTTCTGCATCCTGAATTAGTCGTGACTGACCCTGAATCTTTATCCGATGAAGAAAAGAAAAAAATTGCAGCCCGGTGTTTAGAGTTGGCGATTGAAGGGGAAACCTACGAATACACCACGATGTACCCCGAATTCACCGCCCAAGCTGTTACTGACCGAGATGAAAAGGCTGTAGCAGAATTCCAAGAACAAGAAGCCGAATCTCGTGAGCACGC from the Planktothrix tepida PCC 9214 genome contains:
- a CDS encoding rubrerythrin family protein yields the protein MDLSNKQTVKNLEAAFGGESMANRKYLFFAEVTKKLGMGDLSKLFRETANQETEHAFAHFRLLHPELVVTDPESLSDEEKKKIAARCLELAIEGETYEYTTMYPEFTAQAVTDRDEKAVAEFQEQEAESREHAGIFRKAASNFGFLTPIEHHHANQYTEALNALDGVAPTPKSASSDPQTQKWICRQCSMIYDPVMGDPDSGIAPGTPFEAIPDDWSCPICGATKKTFMVYEEAIAA
- a CDS encoding carboxypeptidase M32, with the protein product MSASLSPNPKFTELLNRLTEINDIKAAISLLHWDQATYMPPGGAIARGRQMATLRRLAHEKLIDPVLGELLEDLRTEETHLPYNSLEASLIRVTRRDYDRAVRVPSQLMAEISQHQSATYNAWGKAREADSFAIVQPYLQTTLELSQEYARCFPGYDHIADPLIDLQDEGMTVATVRSLFEPLRQQLVPIVETITACQPLNDSYLYQIFSSKEQLEFTIGVIHCLGYDLQRGRQDKSLHPFMTKFSIDDVRITTRVYEHHLEQALFSTIHEAGHGLYEQRISPELEGTPLAGGASSSLHESQARLWENIIGRSRGFWEWFYPRLQGVFMRQLGQVTTQQFYQAINKVTPSLIRTDADEVTYNLHIMIRFDLELAMLEGKLAISDLPEAWNERYRQDLGVIPKTDVEGVLQDVHWYVGLIGGMFQSYTLGNLIAAQIYDKVVHNDPEIPFEIERGNVKRLLDWLQHNIYQHGRKFTTQELIEQVTGSPLTIDPFLDYIRHKYEYLYKCKL
- a CDS encoding Fur family transcriptional regulator, with the protein product MLYPVMEGHNKTAEISQQMKEKGLRITPQRFAVYANLLSRCDHPTVDDILTEINRELPIASKASVYSALSVLREVGLVREVLLDEGVTRYDAKVEPHHHFVCEGCGQIKDLAWDVFKNLQLNPLPSGFQVNAYEITVKGCCDRCNLERVEDQNP